The DNA sequence CAACCGCGCGGGCACCACCGTGCTCCTGGTGGAGCAGAATACCCGGCAGGCGCTGGGGCTGGCCCGGCGCGGCTATGTCCTGGAAAATGGCCGCGTCGTGCTGGAGGGTAGCGGCCGCGACCTGCTCGGCAACGAGCACGTGAAGCGCGCGTATCTCGGCATGTAGCGTCTCTCGCGAGGAGGACAAGCCATGGCACTCGATCTCGTCATTCGCGGCGGGCAGGTGATCACTCCCCAGGGCGTGGGTCTCTGGGATATCGGCGTGGAGGGCGAGCGCATCTCGGCCATCGCCGCCCCCGGTACGCTGCCGGCCGGCTCGGCGCGCGTCATCGACGCCACCGGCAAGATCGTCACCCCCGGCGGCGTGGAGCCCCACGCGCATCTCGCGCACTCGATCATGTCGCACCCTGAGGAGCCGTCGGAGACGCTGGGGCCCGAGGAGGACACCAAGGGCATGGCGTGCGGCGGCACCACCACGCACATCGACTTCGCCTACGTGCGGCCGGACGCGGGTGACGTGATGCCGGTGGTGGAGCGGCGGGCGGCGCGGTGGAAGGGCAACTCCCACGTGGACTACACCTTCCACATCACGCTGGCGGGCGCGCTGCCGCTGCGCATCTTCGAGCAGATCCCCGAGGCCATCCAGCAGGGCTTTCCCTCGTTCAAGGTCTTCACCACCAACGTGCTGCCCCCGCACCCCAAGCGCGCGGGCAATCGCATCGACTTCGGGCGCATCTACCACGCCATGGAGAAGGTCGCGCCCGCGGGCGGCCTGATGGTGGTGCACGGCGAGGACGAGGACCTCGTGCAGTTCAACTACGAGCGCTTCCGCGAGGAGAAGCGCATGGAGGGGACGAACCTCCACCTCGTCCACACCAAGCTCTCGGAACAGCTGGCCTTCCGCCGCACGATCGCGCTGGCGCGCGCGGCCGGCGCGGGCGTCTATTTCGTGCACGCCTCGGCCAAGGAAGGCGTGGACGCCGTCGCAGAGGCACGCGCGGCCGGCCTGCCCATCTATGCGGAGACCCTCCATCAGTACGCCTGCTTCAACGCCGAGTACTACAAGAGTCCCCGCGGCTTCTGCTCGCACACGTACCCGTCGCTGAAATTCCCGGAGGATCAGCAGGCGCTGTGGGACGGGCTCGTGCACGACGCGGTGTCCACGCTGGCCACCGACGAATACCCCACCAATCTCGAGCTCAAGCTCAAGGGCAAGACCATCGAGGACGTCACCGGCGGCAACCTCGGCGCCGAGGCGCGCCTGGGCATCGCGTGGACCGAAGGCGTGAGCAAGCGCGGCATGACCCTCACGCGCTTCGCGGACATCACGGCCACCAACGCCGCCCGGATCATGGGCCTCTATCCGAAGAAGGGCGTGCTGGCGCCCGGCAGCGACGCGGACATCGTCCTCATGGACCCGACGATCCGGAAGGCCCTGACCAAGGACGATTTCCACGTGTCGGACTACAGCCCGTGGGAAGGCTGGCCGATCACCGGCTGGCCGGTGCTGACCGTCCTGCGCGGCAAGGTCATCGCCGAGCGGGGCAAGCTGCTGGGCTCCACGTCGGACGGTCGGCTGCTCACGCGGAAGATCGACAACACGATCCTGGCGCGGCCGGCGGTCTAGCGGCGCTTCCCGAGGCGCGCGCGGAGGACGGCGGCTCAGGCGAAGGGGTCGTCGTCCTCCCGCTCGTGCCAGACGTACTCCATGTTCCGGGCGGCGGCGCGCGCGGCGTCGCGGCCGTGGAGCCGGGCGATGAGCGCCAGCGTCATGTCGATCCCGGCGGACACGCCGGAAGAGGTGACGAGGTTGCCGTCGTCGACCCAGCGGGCCTTGCGGCGCCAGAGCACCTTCGGCCCCTGCGAGAGCACCCACTCCCAGGAGATCTTGTTGCTGGTGGCGGGCCGGTCGTTCATGAGGCCGGTGCGGGCGAGCAGCGCCGAGCCCGTGCACACCGTGGTGGTGATGGGCGCGCGGCGGCTGATCGCGCCCAGCTTGGCCAGGAACGCCTCGTCGTTGACGGCGGCGCGGGTGCCGAACCCGCCCGGCACGACCAGGATGTCGAAGTCGGGTACGTCGTCGAACGTGTAGTCGGCGTGGGTCGACGGACCCTCGCCGCTCTTGATGGGGCCCGTGCGCTCCGCGACGGTGAAGACCTGGAAGAAGCGGTGCAGCGTCCCGTCGGGCTTCGTCACGCGGGTGGCGCCGAAGGCCTGCACGGGACCATAGACGTCCAGCACCGTGAAGCCGTCGAAGAGCACCACCGCGACGCGCTTGACTGCGGGCAGCTCGGTCATGGCTCGTCTCTCCTGGTGATCCGGGTCAGGCGGCCGCGCCGGCGGCGCGCGCGAACAGGCGCATCGCGCGGTCCATCGCCTCGGCGGGCGCGGTGGCCGGCGAGCCCGCGCGGAACGGCGGAGCCGGATCGTATTCGATCATGAGCTGAATGGTCTGCGCCACCGACTCGCCGGCCACCAGCGCCGCGAGGCGCAGCGCCATGTCGATGCCGGCGGAGACGCCCGCGCCGGTGATGACCTTGCCGTCGCGAACCATACGTTCTTCAACGGGTTCGGCCCCAAAGTCGCGCAGGGCGCCGAGGGCGGCCCAGTGCGTGGTGGCGCGGAGCCCACGCAGCAGCCCGGCCGCGCCCAGCACGAGCGCGCCGGTGCACACCGACGTGGTCCAGGTGCTGGTGGTGTGCGCGCTCGTCAGCCACTCGCTCACCAGGGAATCGGTCATCACGGGCCGCATGTTCATCCCGCCCGGCACCAGGATGATGTCCGGGCGCGGCACAGCGGCGAGCGTGTGCTCGGCGAGCAGGGCCACGCCGGCGTCCGTGCGCTTGGGGCCGGACGCGCTCGCGACGGGGAACACCTCGGCGCCGGGCAGCGCGGACAGGACCTGCAAGGGGCCGATGGCGTCCAGCGCGGTCATCCCGTCGAAGAGAAGCAACGCGATCCTCATGGCTTCAAGCCTCTCGTGCGCCCCGGAAGTGGGCGCGGTAGTGACCGGGGGTGACGCGCAGCGTGCGGCGGAACGCCCGGTGCATGGTCTCGACGGTGCCGAAGCCCGCGTCGCGCGCGATCTCGGCCAACCCCGCGCTACTGGACTCGAGTTGGCGTCGCGCCGACTCCACCCGGGCGCGCTCGACGTAGACCGCCGGTGTGAGGGCGAGATCGCGGCGAAATGTGCGGGCGAAGTTGCGCGTGCTCATGCCCGCGCGCCGCGCCAGCGACGACACCGACAAGTTCTCCGCGGGATGGTCGGCGATGAAGGCCTGGAGATCGCGGAGCGGCGCGCGCTCGGCGAGCTGGCTCCCGAGCTGGACGCTGAACTGGGATTGCCCGCCCGGCCGGCGCAGGAACAGCACGAGCCAGCGCGCCACCTCGAGGGCGATCCCGCGCCCGAGATCCTCGTCCACGAGATCCAGGGCGAGGTCGATGCCCGCGGTCACGCCCGCGGACGTGGAGACGGCCCCTTCGCGGACGAAGATCGGGTCCTTCTCCACGCGGACGCGGGGGTGGCGGCGGGCCAGCTCGTCGCAGGCCGACCAGTGCGTGGTGGCGCGGCGGCCATCGAGGAGCCCGGCCTCTCGCGATCGGCCACGAGCCCGAGGCCGCTCCAGGTACGCACGGCGCCCGCTGTCGGGGCGACCACCTCGATCTGATAACGCTGGTCGGCCTTTCGCGCGAGCCGGCTCGCGATCGAGAAGACCTCCACCGGTCCGGTGACGTCGAGCGGCTGCACCCGGGGGAAGGCGAGCACCGTGACCTGTCGCATGCCTCGAGGATGCGCCCGGGCCGCCGTGGCCGCAACGCCAAAGCCATGACGAATCCGGCCATGCGCGCCCGGCCGCGCCGTCCCCGGGGCTGAGGTAACATGGGGCCCGCCATGGCCGAAACTCCTCGAAGCGATTACGCCCATCAGTTCAATCCCCCCTGGACGCTCGACCCCGCCCGCGTGGCCCTGGTCGTGGTGGACATGCAGTACGCGAGCGCCTCGCGGCGCGAGGGCCTGGGGCGCCTCCTCAAAGACCGCGAGCAGGAGGCCTCCGGCGCCTATCGCTTCGAGCGGATCGAGACCGTCGTGGTGCCGACCATCCAGGCGCTGCTCGCCTTCTTCCGCGAGCGTGGTCTGCGCGTCGTCTACCTCACGGTGGGCTCCGAGATGCCGGACTTCAGCGATCTCCTGCCGCACATGCGCCCCTTCGCCGAGAGCATCGGCAACACCGCGGGCCGCCGCGAGCACGAGATCCTGGATGACCTCACGCCGGCGGCCGGCGAGCCCGTGCTCAACAAGACCACCATGAGCGCCTTCCACTCCTCGGGCTTCGAGCGCCTCATGCGCGCCTGGGGCGTGGATCAGCTCTGCTTCACCGGCGTGTCCACCAACTCGTGCGTGGAGGGCACGGCTCGCGACGCCGCGGACCGTGGTTTCCAGGCGCTGATCGTGGAGGACGGCTGCGGCGCGGCGAGCGGGCGCCTGCACGAGGCCACCTGCGAGAACTTCGCGCGCCTGCTCGGTCGGGTGGCGCGCAGCGACGAGGTCCGCGCCGAGCTGGCCGCCGCCCTCGCCCGTCCCGCCCTCCGCTGATCGACGTTTGCCCGCTCTTTTTACCCGAAGGGGAGGAAACATGGCCGGCAAGCTCTTCGAGGAGCTGTCTCTCGGGCAGGTGTTCCAGCATCAGCCCGGCCGCACGGTGACCGAGGCGGACAACATCTGGTTCTCCTGCCTCACGATGAACCCGCAGCCTTTGCACGTGGACTTCCACGCCGCCCAGAAGGCCGAGTTCGGCAAGCCACTGGTCAATAGCCTGTTCACCCTGGGGGTGGCGGTGGGCCTGTCGGTGGGCGAGACCACGCTCGGCACCACGGTGGGCAATTTGGGCTTCGAGAAGGTCGAGTTCCCCAAGCCGGTGTTCCACGGGGACACGATCTACTCGGAGACGGAG is a window from the Candidatus Methylomirabilota bacterium genome containing:
- a CDS encoding amidohydrolase family protein; amino-acid sequence: MALDLVIRGGQVITPQGVGLWDIGVEGERISAIAAPGTLPAGSARVIDATGKIVTPGGVEPHAHLAHSIMSHPEEPSETLGPEEDTKGMACGGTTTHIDFAYVRPDAGDVMPVVERRAARWKGNSHVDYTFHITLAGALPLRIFEQIPEAIQQGFPSFKVFTTNVLPPHPKRAGNRIDFGRIYHAMEKVAPAGGLMVVHGEDEDLVQFNYERFREEKRMEGTNLHLVHTKLSEQLAFRRTIALARAAGAGVYFVHASAKEGVDAVAEARAAGLPIYAETLHQYACFNAEYYKSPRGFCSHTYPSLKFPEDQQALWDGLVHDAVSTLATDEYPTNLELKLKGKTIEDVTGGNLGAEARLGIAWTEGVSKRGMTLTRFADITATNAARIMGLYPKKGVLAPGSDADIVLMDPTIRKALTKDDFHVSDYSPWEGWPITGWPVLTVLRGKVIAERGKLLGSTSDGRLLTRKIDNTILARPAV
- a CDS encoding DJ-1/PfpI family protein translates to MTELPAVKRVAVVLFDGFTVLDVYGPVQAFGATRVTKPDGTLHRFFQVFTVAERTGPIKSGEGPSTHADYTFDDVPDFDILVVPGGFGTRAAVNDEAFLAKLGAISRRAPITTTVCTGSALLARTGLMNDRPATSNKISWEWVLSQGPKVLWRRKARWVDDGNLVTSSGVSAGIDMTLALIARLHGRDAARAAARNMEYVWHEREDDDPFA
- a CDS encoding DJ-1/PfpI family protein produces the protein MRIALLLFDGMTALDAIGPLQVLSALPGAEVFPVASASGPKRTDAGVALLAEHTLAAVPRPDIILVPGGMNMRPVMTDSLVSEWLTSAHTTSTWTTSVCTGALVLGAAGLLRGLRATTHWAALGALRDFGAEPVEERMVRDGKVITGAGVSAGIDMALRLAALVAGESVAQTIQLMIEYDPAPPFRAGSPATAPAEAMDRAMRLFARAAGAAA
- a CDS encoding isochorismatase family cysteine hydrolase, giving the protein MAETPRSDYAHQFNPPWTLDPARVALVVVDMQYASASRREGLGRLLKDREQEASGAYRFERIETVVVPTIQALLAFFRERGLRVVYLTVGSEMPDFSDLLPHMRPFAESIGNTAGRREHEILDDLTPAAGEPVLNKTTMSAFHSSGFERLMRAWGVDQLCFTGVSTNSCVEGTARDAADRGFQALIVEDGCGAASGRLHEATCENFARLLGRVARSDEVRAELAAALARPALR
- a CDS encoding MaoC family dehydratase, producing the protein MPALFTRRGGNMAGKLFEELSLGQVFQHQPGRTVTEADNIWFSCLTMNPQPLHVDFHAAQKAEFGKPLVNSLFTLGVAVGLSVGETTLGTTVGNLGFEKVEFPKPVFHGDTIYSETEVVEKRESRSRPEWGIVIFEHRAKNQHGDLVMRCRRAAMMRRRGA